In the genome of Drosophila subpulchrella strain 33 F10 #4 breed RU33 chromosome 2L, RU_Dsub_v1.1 Primary Assembly, whole genome shotgun sequence, one region contains:
- the LOC119548146 gene encoding ATP-binding cassette sub-family G member 4 yields the protein MQTASSLKGSTNSQNSSLQYSSDINAISLEPDHSEDFQSVNGLKYLPSWPAVNLQFTELSYDVLDQNNASKTKTILRGVNGMFHAHELTAIMGPSGSGKTTLLNLLAGFGAVSSSGEILVNNSPRDMRVFRKMSRYIMQTDVLDPQFSVHEMMLLAANLKLGNELNLKQKLELIDEILGMLRLKGSQNTMAPKLSGGERKRLCIALELVNNPPVIFLDEPTTGLDDLSSSQCIALLKMLAAGGRTVICSIHTPSAKIFEMLDAVYVLAEGQCIYQGRGSNIVPYMEYLGLRCPITYNPADFIIEVACLEYGDSYHEPMVEAVGNGKVARWTPPSEDGKVTPTKTDTTSGASSYYEMDQFEEEISPKLLQAKCSWWMQYKLLLIRMLIQMWRDKSYIKLKFYMNIVLALLVGSLYFGMGTSASKALFNFGFMFTIVIAYLYLPMMPVLLYFPTEINLLKREYNNQWYRLSSYYAAMISSKLPSMFILAVIYLSIVYLMSSQPLEWFRFAMLFTIAFVTALTSDSFGLLISSRLSLVNAMFMGPVLAVPLILLSIYGIGYGGGTYISPLMRFLMHLSYLRHGMEGLVASLYDYGRADTICEDTEIFCSFKKSKVLLAFLGFEHMHYLWSLTCLIGFYLLFTVAAYIMIRQRLKKSSVNPIFAYVLQLLTKYFNFTSYNY from the exons ATGCAAACTGCTAGCAGCCTTAAGGGCAGCACAAACTCCCAAAACAGTTCCCTTCAATACAGCAGCGACATCAACGCCATAAGCCTCGAGCCCGATCATTCGGAGGACTTTCAGTCAGTCAATGGACTCAAGTATTTGCCATCCTGGCCAGCGGTAAATTTGCAGTTTACGGAACTGAGCTATGACGTGCTCGACCAGAACAATG CTTCAAAGACAAAGACGATTTTGCGGGGAGTCAACGGGATGTTTCACGCCCACGAACTTACGGCTATAATGGGACCTTCAGGAAGTGGTAAAACCACACTGCTGAACCTTTTGGCAGGTTTTGG CGCCGTCAGCAGTTCCGGCGAGATTTTGGTCAACAACAGTCCACGGGATATGAGAGTCTTCCGCAAAATGTCCCGGTACATAATGCAG ACAGATGTTCTGGATCCGCAGTTTTCGGTACACGAAATGATGCTTTTGGCGGCAAACCTGAAGTTGGGGAATGAACTCAATCTTAAGCAAAAACTCGAATTG ATTGACGAAATTTTGGGAATGCTGCGCCTAAAAGGATCCCAAAACACCATGGCCCCTAAGCTCTCGGGCGGTGAGCGAAAGCGTTTATGCATTGCCCTCGAGCTGGTCAACAACCCGCCTGTCATCTTTCTAGACGAACCCACGAC CGGCCTGGATGATTTGTCGAGCTCTCAGTGCATTGCCCTACTGAAAATGTTGGCCGCCGGAGGACGCACTGTGATCTGCTCAATCCACACGCCATCCGCTAAGATCTTTGAGATGCTCGACGCAGTCTACGTCCTCGCAGAGGGCCAGTGCATCTACCAAGGAAGAGGCTCCAATATTGTTCCCTACATGGAATACCTGGGGCTACGCTGTCCAATAACCTACAACCCGGCAGACTTCATCATCGAAGTGGCATGCCTCGAGTACGGAGATTCCTATCACGAGCCAATGGTAGAGGCCGTTGGGAACGGCAAGGTTGCGCGATGGACTCCTCCTTCAGAGGACGGAAAAGTGACACCCACCAAAACCGACACCACATCGGGAGCGTCGTCGTACTACGAAATGGACCAGTTTGAAGAGGAGATCAGCCCAAAGCTTTTGCAAGCCAAGTGTAGCTGGTGGATGCAGTACAAATTGCTATTAATACGAATGCTGATCCAAATGTGGAGGGACAAG TCGTACATCAAGCTGAAGTTCTACATGAACATCGTTCTGGCGTTACTGGTGGGGTCACTCTACTTTGGAATGGGTACCTCGGCCTCTAAAGCGCTTTTCAATTTCGGTTTCATGTTCACTATTGTGATAGCATACCTGTACCTGCCTATGATGCCAGTGCTCCTCTACT TTCCCACGGAAATAAATCTGTTGAAGAGGGAGTATAACAACCAGTGGTACCGTCTAAGCTCCTATTACGCTGCAATGATTTCGTCGAAGCTGCCATCAATGTTCATTCTAGCAGTTATATACCTATCCATTGTGTACTTAATGTCCAGCCAACCTCTTGAATGGTTCCGCTTTGCAATGTTGTTTACAATAGCTTTTGTTACTGCCTTAACTTCGGACAGCTTTGGCTTGTTGATCTCCAGTAGATTAAGCTTGGTG AATGCAATGTTCATGGGGCCAGTGCTAGCCGTGCCTCTGATTCTGCTTTCTATATACGGCATAGGGTACGGCGGAGGAACCTACATATCACCCCTTATGAGGTTTCTGATGCATCTTAGCTACCTTCGCCATGGTATGGAAGGCTTAGTCGCGTCCCTGTATGACTACGGGCGCGCCGACACAATTTGCGAGGACACGGAAATATTTTGTTCCTTCAAAAAGTCCAAGGTCCTTCTAGCCTTCCTTGGTTTTGAGCACATGCACTATTTGTGGTCTCTCacctgcttgattggcttctATTTGCTTTTCACTGTTGCAGCGTATATTATGATAAGACAACGGCTGAAAAAATCATCAGTCAACCCGATTTTCGCATACGTCCTACAGCTGttaactaaatattttaactttactTCGTACAACTATTAA